In Chloroflexota bacterium, one DNA window encodes the following:
- a CDS encoding type II toxin-antitoxin system VapB family antitoxin, translated as MSLNIKNEETCRLARELAKLTGETMTGAITVALEERLRREQSARQADTVARDLQAIGERCASLLGDGPSAVDHGDLLYDERGLPK; from the coding sequence ATGAGCCTCAACATCAAAAACGAAGAGACCTGCCGCTTGGCGCGGGAGTTGGCGAAGCTGACGGGCGAGACCATGACCGGCGCGATTACGGTTGCGCTGGAGGAGCGTCTGCGCCGCGAACAAAGCGCGCGCCAAGCGGACACCGTGGCCCGAGATCTGCAAGCCATCGGCGAGCGCTGCGCCAGCCTGCTCGGCGACGGCCCATCCGCTGTCGACCACGGCGACCTGCTCTACGACGAGCGGGGCCTGCCGAAGTGA
- a CDS encoding proteasome accessory factor PafA2 family protein produces the protein MKDALFGTEIEYASAGEMPPSRAATLVKNVIFAERRFGIIDPAPREWDETPGNGGFLFNGARLYLDSGHIEYATAECRTLDDIVEQENAADAVLLDAVESQELNRRLFFIKNNTDYLGNTFGYHENYAVRRSPLSLDMATGLMPFLTTRQLYAGAGMTISDRDDGGLPFHISQRAAFVTIDMSQRVRFGGRPIVNLRDEPLTEEAGLRRLHVIVGDANRSEFATALKIGSTALVAQLLESGWNPDLVLHAPVQTLKEISSNPAGPWSVELADGQSLSALDVQRIYHDAADRAFRGRDSDTDWTLDAWSECLDGLEGDPTVLVGKVDWVTKLEQLRRFADDSPDGWGDPDLVKVDLAYHHIDPTVSLFAELQRRGVAPRRTQGDVNPLAVPSGTRARARGRIVRALVEAQADSLIDWKDVHRNLGALTNWNDQLFLVYQYIEDWHELDAYGGWDVIPYLIDWTGIGVRGKLCELPNPFESYTAAAEEFADKLGGYLRP, from the coding sequence ATGAAGGACGCGCTGTTCGGCACGGAGATCGAGTACGCCAGCGCCGGTGAGATGCCACCGTCGCGGGCCGCCACGCTGGTCAAGAACGTGATCTTCGCCGAGCGCCGCTTCGGCATCATCGACCCGGCGCCCCGGGAGTGGGACGAAACCCCGGGGAACGGCGGCTTCCTGTTCAACGGCGCGCGGCTCTACCTGGACTCCGGCCACATCGAGTACGCCACGGCCGAGTGCCGCACGCTGGACGACATCGTGGAGCAGGAGAACGCGGCGGACGCCGTGCTGCTGGATGCCGTGGAAAGCCAGGAGCTGAATCGCCGCCTGTTCTTCATCAAGAACAACACCGACTACCTGGGAAACACCTTCGGCTACCACGAGAACTACGCCGTGCGGCGCAGTCCCCTCAGTCTCGACATGGCGACGGGGCTGATGCCTTTCCTGACCACGCGTCAGCTCTATGCCGGCGCCGGTATGACGATCAGCGACCGGGACGACGGCGGCCTGCCGTTTCACATCTCGCAGCGCGCGGCGTTCGTGACGATCGATATGAGCCAGCGCGTGCGCTTTGGCGGTCGGCCCATCGTCAATTTGCGCGACGAGCCCCTGACCGAGGAGGCCGGGCTGCGGCGACTGCACGTGATCGTCGGCGACGCCAACCGCAGCGAGTTCGCCACCGCGCTGAAGATCGGCTCAACGGCGCTGGTGGCGCAGCTCCTGGAAAGTGGCTGGAATCCGGACCTTGTGCTGCACGCGCCGGTACAGACGCTCAAGGAGATTTCAAGCAATCCGGCCGGCCCCTGGTCGGTCGAACTGGCGGACGGCCAAAGCCTGTCGGCCCTCGACGTTCAGCGCATATATCACGATGCCGCCGACCGCGCCTTCCGCGGACGCGACAGCGACACCGACTGGACGCTCGACGCGTGGTCCGAGTGTCTGGATGGTCTAGAAGGCGACCCGACGGTGCTGGTGGGCAAGGTCGACTGGGTGACCAAGCTCGAGCAGCTGCGCCGCTTCGCCGACGACTCGCCCGACGGTTGGGGCGATCCCGACCTGGTGAAGGTGGACCTGGCCTACCACCACATCGATCCCACGGTGAGCCTCTTTGCCGAGCTGCAGCGCCGCGGCGTGGCGCCACGGCGCACGCAGGGGGACGTGAATCCGCTCGCGGTGCCATCCGGCACGCGGGCGCGCGCCCGCGGCCGCATCGTGCGGGCGCTGGTGGAAGCGCAGGCCGACTCGCTGATCGACTGGAAAGACGTCCACCGCAACCTCGGCGCGCTGACGAACTGGAACGACCAGCTCTTCCTCGTCTACCAGTACATCGAGGACTGGCACGAGCTCGACGCCTACGGCGGCTGGGATGTCATTCCCTACCTGATCGACTGGACCGGCATCGGGGTGCGCGGAAAGCTCTGCGAGCTACCCAATCCGTTTGAGAGCTACACCGCCGCCGCCGAGGAATTCGCCGACAAGCTCGGCGGCTATCTGCGCCCCTAG
- a CDS encoding MarR family transcriptional regulator, which yields MSTRSHSNGKTDLVIHRVLIGSHQVSEYLNSACERAGVSLPLARALQFLAEAEGPVTPTELSRELGRSPAATSELVKRLVNSEQITADIDPNDRRSFQLALTSRGHSKWQGVRAELEAAEAFITRRYGKRQLTDLAGAIDDLAAALNGAASG from the coding sequence ATGAGCACGCGAAGCCACAGCAACGGAAAAACGGACCTCGTCATCCACCGGGTATTGATCGGGTCCCATCAGGTTTCCGAGTACCTCAACTCGGCCTGCGAGCGGGCGGGTGTATCGCTGCCGCTGGCGCGTGCATTGCAGTTTCTGGCCGAGGCCGAAGGCCCGGTCACGCCCACGGAGCTTTCGCGCGAGCTCGGACGCAGCCCGGCGGCCACCTCCGAACTGGTGAAGCGGCTTGTCAACAGCGAGCAGATCACCGCGGACATCGACCCCAACGACCGCCGCTCGTTTCAGCTGGCGCTCACCAGCCGCGGCCACTCCAAGTGGCAGGGCGTGCGCGCGGAGCTTGAGGCCGCGGAGGCATTCATTACCCGCCGCTACGGCAAGCGACAGTTGACCGATCTTGCCGGCGCCATCGACGACTTGGCCGCGGCGCTCAACGGAGCCGCTTCAGGCTAG
- a CDS encoding ornithine cyclodeaminase family protein: MARYLTEADVDRLADMDLALRVIEASFERQGRGTSANVGRRRARTTQGALQLMGAADPELGAMGAKLYPSIPGGRISFVVVLFDAVSGALSAVIEAGRLSGLRTGAASGVSVKYLAAPEVEAIGIIGSGRQARTQLEAVCAVRPSAPVRVYSRNPANVKQLIAEVSPTLDVEVEPAATAEAAVRGAQVVITATNAADPVVEADWIEPGTHVVAMGTNHPQHRELDSAAIARADRVFVDDLEGAKIECGDLICAVEDGAFQWGEAVDFGQVVAGRAPGRTSPEEITLFESQGIALWDIALGQVVLERAEAADVGTPIGK, from the coding sequence ATGGCGAGGTATCTGACCGAAGCGGACGTCGATCGCCTGGCCGATATGGACCTGGCGCTGCGCGTCATCGAGGCGTCCTTTGAGCGGCAGGGCCGCGGGACGTCGGCGAACGTCGGTCGCCGACGAGCGCGCACGACGCAGGGCGCGCTGCAGCTCATGGGCGCGGCCGATCCCGAGCTCGGCGCCATGGGCGCCAAGCTCTATCCGAGCATTCCGGGCGGGCGCATCAGCTTCGTCGTGGTGCTGTTCGACGCGGTCAGCGGAGCCCTGAGCGCCGTCATCGAAGCCGGGCGCCTGAGCGGTCTTCGCACCGGCGCCGCGAGCGGGGTGTCGGTGAAATACCTGGCAGCGCCGGAGGTTGAAGCCATCGGCATCATCGGCTCGGGCCGGCAGGCGCGGACGCAGCTCGAGGCCGTGTGCGCGGTGCGACCGTCGGCGCCGGTGCGGGTCTATTCGCGCAACCCGGCGAACGTTAAGCAGTTGATTGCCGAGGTGTCGCCCACGCTCGATGTCGAGGTGGAGCCGGCAGCCACGGCCGAGGCGGCGGTGCGGGGCGCGCAGGTCGTCATCACGGCCACCAACGCCGCGGATCCCGTCGTCGAGGCCGACTGGATCGAGCCCGGAACGCACGTGGTCGCCATGGGCACCAACCACCCGCAGCATCGAGAGCTGGACAGCGCCGCGATTGCCCGCGCCGACCGGGTCTTCGTTGACGACCTGGAAGGCGCGAAGATTGAGTGCGGCGACCTGATCTGCGCCGTTGAGGACGGGGCGTTTCAGTGGGGCGAGGCGGTCGACTTCGGCCAGGTGGTGGCCGGACGCGCGCCCGGTCGCACCAGCCCCGAAGAGATCACGCTGTTCGAGTCGCAGGGCATTGCGCTGTGGGACATCGCGCTGGGCCAGGTCGTGCTCGAACGCGCCGAAGCCGCCGACGTCGGAACCCCAATCGGGAAATAG
- a CDS encoding GRP family sugar transporter, whose product MTRSARSISARRSTSASVRYLAISLRPSHVGFATHGAAADHAANAMGFLVAHILFVVGFALALRRAQTRGYDFFLMTGTNYATGLVIGVVWLAVAGTATVDAPTVLLGIVQGARFSLAVVAIYLLLVRTGVGITFVLLRMSVIVPTVASIVWFGERPDPPTVVGIALLLAALPLLTRSGRSEDAQLRVWWYWPVVIGTLSVTGAGLIAAKAFVEVAPMENLPLYATSTFAAATAIALATYIMRRRIQPEARLVVDQPASLGFGRAFFREPLALGVVTGGVNMGQLVLILLALRDVPGTIVFPAQSAGSALLTIAAGYLLWHERHSRGTLAGAGLAAVGLVLVSV is encoded by the coding sequence ATGACGCGCAGCGCCAGGTCCATATCGGCCAGGCGATCGACGTCCGCTTCGGTCAGATACCTCGCCATCTCGCTCCGTCCGTCTCATGTGGGGTTTGCCACCCACGGTGCCGCAGCCGACCATGCCGCGAACGCCATGGGCTTTCTCGTCGCGCACATTCTATTCGTGGTGGGCTTTGCGCTCGCCCTGCGCCGGGCGCAGACCCGTGGCTACGACTTTTTCCTCATGACCGGGACGAACTACGCCACCGGCCTCGTCATCGGCGTCGTTTGGCTGGCCGTTGCCGGAACCGCGACCGTGGACGCCCCGACCGTGCTGCTGGGGATCGTGCAGGGCGCGCGCTTTTCGCTGGCCGTCGTGGCGATCTATCTGCTGCTGGTGCGCACCGGCGTCGGCATCACCTTCGTGCTGTTGCGCATGTCGGTCATCGTGCCCACCGTGGCCTCAATCGTGTGGTTCGGCGAACGGCCCGATCCGCCGACCGTGGTCGGCATTGCGCTGCTGCTGGCCGCGCTGCCGCTGCTCACGCGCAGCGGCCGCAGCGAGGACGCCCAGCTGCGCGTCTGGTGGTACTGGCCGGTCGTCATCGGCACGCTCAGCGTCACCGGCGCCGGCCTCATTGCCGCCAAAGCGTTCGTCGAGGTCGCCCCCATGGAGAATCTGCCGCTCTACGCCACGTCCACCTTCGCCGCGGCGACGGCCATAGCGCTGGCGACCTACATCATGCGGCGGCGGATTCAACCGGAAGCGCGGCTCGTGGTCGACCAGCCCGCATCGCTCGGCTTCGGCCGCGCCTTCTTCCGGGAGCCTCTGGCCCTCGGCGTCGTCACCGGCGGCGTCAACATGGGCCAGCTGGTGCTCATTCTGCTGGCGCTGCGCGACGTGCCGGGCACGATCGTGTTTCCGGCCCAGAGTGCCGGTTCCGCGCTGCTCACCATCGCGGCGGGATACCTGCTGTGGCACGAGCGTCACAGCCGCGGGACCTTGGCGGGAGCCGGGCTGGCCGCGGTCGGGCTGGTGCTCGTCAGCGTTTAA
- a CDS encoding proteasome accessory factor PafA2 family protein — translation MNRPVGIETEYGLNCEGFAGPPDFAFESAMLIHAAPLPVAFRGWDYTDEDPRRDLRGNRVDALKHDPNDHLGSTAQSSRMTRDELLADTVLLNGARLYNDHNHPEYCTDACHTVTDLVAQDRAGEALMHAAENAHNARLDGGRVRLVKNNTDYHGRSYGCHENYLTLRKVPLDDLVEALVPFLATRQVFAGAGRVGIEGGDAGALQLSQRADFFETVVGINTTARRPIFNTRDEPHADRTRYRRLHVIAGDANRSEWATGMKAATTALVLDAVESGWRAPIRLRDPVAAVQQISHDLSLGSGIELDDRRPVSPLDVQRWWLDACERFQGRDAETDWVLDEWRQVLADLRADATSVSDRVDWAAKLALLRELDPEPEAARRLDFGYHLLDPSLSVHQWLTDGGRMRTLVTPAQVAGARTTPPAGTRAAVRGTLLARFGPAITAMEWDRVRLHRNGVDVTVRLPEVAGPEIDRLYALVENAATIDDVVAALDAEGG, via the coding sequence ATGAACCGACCGGTCGGCATCGAGACGGAATACGGCCTCAACTGCGAGGGATTTGCGGGTCCGCCCGACTTCGCGTTTGAGTCGGCAATGCTGATTCACGCGGCGCCGCTGCCGGTCGCCTTTCGCGGCTGGGACTACACCGACGAGGATCCGCGTCGCGACCTGCGCGGGAACCGCGTGGACGCCCTGAAGCACGATCCGAACGACCACCTGGGCTCCACGGCCCAGAGCTCGCGCATGACCCGCGACGAGCTGCTGGCCGACACCGTGCTGCTGAACGGCGCGCGGCTCTACAACGATCACAACCACCCCGAGTACTGCACCGACGCCTGCCACACGGTGACGGACCTGGTGGCGCAGGACCGCGCGGGTGAGGCGCTGATGCATGCGGCGGAGAACGCCCACAACGCTCGCCTGGACGGCGGCCGGGTGCGGCTGGTGAAGAACAACACGGACTATCACGGGCGCAGCTACGGCTGCCACGAGAACTACCTGACGCTGCGCAAGGTGCCGCTCGACGACCTGGTTGAGGCGCTAGTGCCGTTCCTGGCGACGCGCCAGGTCTTCGCCGGCGCGGGTCGCGTAGGCATCGAAGGCGGCGATGCGGGCGCACTGCAGCTTTCCCAGCGGGCCGACTTCTTCGAAACCGTGGTGGGGATCAACACGACGGCGCGCCGGCCCATCTTCAACACGCGCGACGAGCCGCACGCCGACCGAACTCGGTACCGGCGGCTGCACGTAATCGCCGGAGATGCCAATCGCAGCGAGTGGGCGACGGGGATGAAGGCGGCGACGACCGCGCTGGTGCTCGACGCGGTCGAATCCGGATGGCGGGCGCCCATCCGGCTGCGCGATCCCGTCGCGGCGGTCCAGCAGATCTCCCACGATCTCTCGCTGGGCTCGGGCATCGAACTCGATGACCGTCGCCCGGTGTCGCCCCTGGACGTCCAGCGGTGGTGGCTCGACGCCTGCGAGCGCTTCCAGGGACGCGACGCCGAGACGGACTGGGTGCTGGATGAGTGGCGACAAGTGCTGGCCGATCTGCGCGCCGACGCAACGTCCGTGTCCGACCGAGTCGACTGGGCAGCCAAGCTAGCGCTTCTCCGGGAACTCGATCCGGAGCCCGAGGCGGCGCGCCGCCTCGACTTCGGGTATCACCTGCTGGACCCGAGCCTCAGCGTGCACCAGTGGCTGACGGATGGGGGACGTATGCGCACGCTGGTGACGCCGGCGCAGGTCGCGGGAGCCCGCACCACGCCGCCGGCAGGCACCAGGGCCGCCGTGCGGGGCACGTTGCTGGCCAGGTTTGGACCGGCGATCACGGCGATGGAGTGGGATCGGGTGCGCTTGCATCGCAATGGCGTTGACGTCACGGTGCGGTTGCCCGAGGTCGCCGGACCTGAGATCGACCGGCTTTACGCCCTGGTTGAGAATGCCGCAACCATCGATGATGTAGTGGCCGCGCTTGACGCCGAAGGAGGATGA